A single genomic interval of Capricornis sumatraensis isolate serow.1 chromosome 11, serow.2, whole genome shotgun sequence harbors:
- the LOC138088750 gene encoding LOW QUALITY PROTEIN: cytochrome P450 11B1, mitochondrial-like (The sequence of the model RefSeq protein was modified relative to this genomic sequence to represent the inferred CDS: inserted 1 base in 1 codon), which produces MALWEKVRVWMAGPWLSLHRARPLGTRAAAAPKAVLPFEAMPRCPGNKWMRMLQIWKEQGSENMHLDMHQTFQELGPIFRYDVGGRHMVFVMLPXDVERLQQADSLHPQRMLLEPWLAYRPARGHKCGVFLLNGPQWRLDRLRLNPDVLSLPALQKYTPLVDGVARDFSQTLKARVLQNARGSLTLDITPSVFRYTIEASTLVLYGERFGLLTQQPNPNSLNFIHALEAMFKSTVQLMFVPWRLSRWTSSSMWREHFEAWDYIFQYANRAIQRIYQELALGHPWHYSGIVAELLMRADMTLDTIKANTIDLTAGSVDTTAFPLLMTLFELARNPEVQQALRQESLVAEARISENPQRATTELPLLRAALKETLRLYPVGITLERQVSSDLVLQNYHIPAGTLVKVLLYSLGRNPAVFARPESYHPQHWLDCQGPGGRFPHLAFGFGVRQSACML; this is translated from the exons ATGGCGCTGTGGGAAAAGGTCAGGGTGTGGATGGCAGGGCCCTGGCTGTCCCTGCACAGGGCACGCCCACTGGGCACCAGAGCCGCTGCAGCCCCCAAGGCGGTGCTGCCCTTCGAAGCCATGCCCCGGTGTCCTGGCAACAAGTGGATGCGGATGCTGCAGATCTGGAAGGAGCAGGGCTCTGAGAACATGCACTTGGACATGCATCAGACCTTCCAGGAGCTGGGGCCCATTTTCAG GTACGACGTGGGAGGGAGACACATGGTGTTCGTGATGCTGC GAGATGTGGAGAGGCTGCAGCAGGCGGACAGCCTTCACCCCCAGCGGATGCTCCTGGAGCCCTGGCTGGCCTACCGACCGGCTCGCGGGCACAAGTGTGGCGTGTTCTTGCT CAACGGGCCCCAGTGGCGTTTGGACCGACTGCGGCTGAACCCAGATGTGCTCTCGCTGCCAGCCCTGCAGAAGTACACGCCCTTGGTGGATGGCGTGGCCAGGGACTTCTCCCAGACCCTGAAGGCGAGGGTCCTGCAGAATGCTCGGGGGAGTCTGACCCTGGACATCACGCCCAGCGTCTTCCGCTACACCATCGAAG CCAGCACCTTAGTCCTTTACGGAGAGCGGTTTGGGCTTCTGACCCAGCAACCAAACCCTAACAGCCTGAACTTTATCCACGCGCTGGAGGCCATGTTCAAGTCCACCGTGCAGCTCATGTTTGTGCCCTGGCGCCTGTCACGGTGGACGAGCAGCAGCATGTGGAGAGAGCATTTTGAGGCCTGGGACTACATCTTCCAGTATG CCAACAGAGCCATCCAGAGAATCTATCAGGAGCTGGCCCTCGGCCACCCGTGGCACTACAGTGGCATCGTGGCAGAGCTGCTGATGCGAGCAGACATGACCCTGGATACCATCAAGGCCAACACGATCGACCTCACTGCTGGGAGTGTGGACACG ACAGCCTTCCCCTTGCTGATGACTCTCTTTGAGCTGGCTCGGAACCCGGAGGTGCAGCAGGCCCTGCgccaggagagcctggtggctgAGGCCCGGATCTCAGAAAATCCCCAGAGGGCCACCACGGAGCTGCCTTTGTTGCGGGCAGCCCTCAAGGAGACCTTGAG GCTCTACCCTGTGGGTATCACTTTGGAGCGGCAAGTGAGCTCGGACCTGGTGCTGCAGAACTACCACATCCCGGCTGGG ACGCTGGTGAAGGTCCTACTGTATTCCCTGGGTCGAAACCCCGCTGTGTTCGCCAGGCCCGAGAGCTATCACCCCCAGCACTGGCTGGACTGCCAGGGCCCTGGAGGCAGGTTCCCGCACCTGGCCTTTGGCTTTGGAGTGCGCcagagtgcatgcatgctctga